CACCGGCACAAGAAAAAAGTGCCGCCGCCGGGTCTGTCGCTGCCAACGGCTATGCCAATGACCTGTGGCTGGAAACTGAGAAACTGCTCAAAGCCGGTAGTTGGAAGTATGATGTAGAAGCCCAGTCTTTTATCTGCACGCCCAATACCTACACATTACTGCAGATACCCGCTCCGTCAGAGGCCCTGGACTTTAATGCGCTGCTTCCATACTTCACCGAAGCTGACCAAGGCAAGCTCGCTGACTGCTGGAACTGTGCCCTTCACCTGCGGCAGGAGTCGGAGTATACTTCAAAATTACACCGTGGTCCGGAAGAAGTTTGGTTGAAGCTGAAGTTTAAACCTCTCTGTGCGGGCGATAAATTGATAAGTGTTGTTGGCAGCATAGAGGATGTTTCAGAAAAAGTTGCCGAGGAAGGCAAGCTTATACTTGAAAAGAAAAAAGCGGAAGCAGTGACACAGGCTAAAAATGCGTTGATGTCGCTCTACAGCCATGAAATTAGAACGCCGCTTAACTCCATAATGGGCCTCACCTACTTAGCGTTGCAGGACCAGCACCTGGCACCCGATCACCGGCGGTATTTAAACTCTATCCATTTCTCGGCTAAGCACCTGCTTTCCCTGAGTGAGAACTCGCTCGACCATTCCAAAATTGAAGCGGGCAAACTGGAGCTAGAGGTGGAAGATTTCCGAATTAAGGATTTGCTGCACAACCTGCACCAATCTTTCTATGCAACGGCGCTGGAAAAGCAGGTAGATTTCAAACTTCACCTGGACAAGTCGGTTCCGGAGGAAGTGTCCGGTGACCCGATTCGGCTAACGCAAATACTGCACAACCTTATTGGCAATGCTCTTAAGTTCACGAAAGAAGGTTACGTCCGGCTCCTGGTTGATGTGGTGTACCAGTCGGATAGTGACTGTGTGCTCGAGTTTGCGGTGGAGGACACAGGCATCGGCATCCCTGAGGATTGCCAGCAGCTCATTTTCGAAAGCTATAAGCAGGCCAGGCCTTCTACCTACCGTCAGTTTGGCGGTACGGGACTTGGCCTGTCCATTACAAAAGAAATTATTGAGCTGCATAAAGGCGAAATAGAGCTGACCAGTGCTGAAGGTGTAGGATCAGTTTTTAAGGTAAGGCTGAAGTATGGCCGAGCCGCGGCACCGGCTGCTCCCCCGGTAGCGGAGCAGTACCAAAGCAACTGCAGCCTGGAGGGGCTACGTGTGCTTGTGATCGATGATGACGCCATGAATACCCTGGTGACAAGCGAACTCCTGCGTAAGTGGGGAGCACTTACCGACACCGCCGAGAATGGCTTACTGGCCCTCGAAAAGCTTAAACAAAACTCTTACGATCTGGTGCTGATGGACCTGTACATGCCCGACATGAATGGGTTTGAGACGATCACTCAGGTGCGGAACAGTGGATTGCAAGTGCCATTTGTGGCTTTAACAGGCACTGCAAACAAAGAGGAGATTTGCAGATTACTAACGTTGGGGGTAAACGATTACCTCGTAAAGCCGTTCCATCCACAACAGTTGTACAACAAGCTTGTACAGGTACACGCGTTAGCCAGTCAAACCCCAGATCAGCTATAGGGGATAACTCAATAAGTATAGCAACCATTTTGCCTGATCCCCTAGCAGGTACTGCTGCTCCTGCTTCGCCATAACAGGATAAAACAAATAAATGATTTAGTTTGACCTAACTAAGAAAGTCGCTGCCGCGTACAGTCTTTATCCTGTCACACACGGATAACAGACCCTGAAGGGTACTCTACGATTCTTTTACTTACACCCGGCGCACGATGGAACTAACAAAGCAGGTATTAGAGGCCAACCCCAACCCTATTTATATCAAAAACCGGCAGGGCAAAATTGTTATAGCCAATGCTGCATTCGCCAAAATGCACAAAGTGCCCCTTCCAACCCTGCTTGCAGAAGGAAAGCTACCTAATGACTATGCCTTTGAACGTGACCTGGAAGTGATGGAGAGCAATAGCCCGGCTAGCTTTGAGGAATCGTACAGAACGGACAGCGAATCTAAAACCTGGTACCATACTATCAAGAATGCGATTGTGCTGGAGAATGGGGAGCGATACCTGATTTCCGTTTCTTTTGATATCTCCAGCTGTAAAAACGCCCTGCAGGCTGCGGCCAGTCAACCCGAAGCGCAGGAAACTTATCTTAACGAGGTACGGCAGGAGCTTAGCGCCTCTGCACAGGCTATTTTAAGCATGGCCAACCACCTCCGCAAGCAAGGCCTCTCAAAAGACCAGGAAGCCCACCTCAACGCACTTCTTTCCATAGCCGGTAAGTTACCTGATATACCCCAGAACGCATTGCTGAAGGCGAAAGCACCCGATGAGCAACGAGTGCAACAGCAGCCTCTCCCGGAAGAACAGAATGGCCATGGCAACTTAAAAGGAGTACGCGTGCTTTTAGCCGAAGACGAACCTACAGACCTGCTCCTGGCGTCCAGATTGCTTCGCTCCTGGGGTGTGCTGCTGGATGTAGCTTCCAGCAGCGAACTAATTTTAAAGCAGGCGCGCGAAAAACCGTATGACCTCATTCTGATGGACGTTGGGCTGAAAGACGAGGAGGGCTATACTTCCTCTTACCATATAAAGCACCTGCCCTATCCAAACCAAAGTACTCCCATCGTAGCCTTCACTGCCCAAAATGTGCACATCGACAGCAAACGCTACAGGCAAGCAGGGTTTCAGGACTTGCTGTTCAAACCGTACGGTGAAAAAGACTTGTACCAGGTTATCTGCAGAAACACGGGCAGAAGCGGTAGTTCAGAAAATGGCGCAGCGCGTCCGGCACAGCAAGCTTTGTATGACTTCTCTGGCTTGGGAAGTTTAATGGACGACCCTATGTTTGTTCGAAAGATGCAGCTTCTGTTCGTGAACTCGGTACCTCAGCAGCTTACCAGCCTGGCCGACGCCATTTACTCCGAAAACTGGGGCAGTGTAGGCCATATTACACACCGTCTACGATCCATCTTCTCAAATATAAGAGTCCATAAAGCCACGGACGTGTTGAAGGAAATTGAGCAGAACGCTGCCTCAGCCTTGAACATTGCTGCCAACCATACATTGCTTTCCACCCTCTACAGCATCACAAATGCTATTGTGGCAGATTTTGAAGAGCAGCTTCAGGCAAACCCCTGTGCTACTACTTAGCAGGATGTAACTGGATTTACCCGCTATGCCATCACCTTCTCCTTCTAACATAATCTACAGGCATTTTCAGTTCTCTTTTTCCTGCTTTGGGAATAAGAGAGTGACATTTATAGACCGCTCTGAAGTATAAATGCATTTATTCAGGTGCAAATTTTCATAAAAAAACTGCCCGTGCAAGCGCGGAATCAGATATAACAAAATAAACATATTACATAAACAAACCTATCTAAATATCCTGCGTTAATAGGTTCTTAAAGATTTACTTTAACAATAGCGATATAAAATTGACTTATTAGATATTAAATGTACCCTTAGGCAAACATGAACAGCATTAACAGTGAAAATGACATTGATGGGTAAGCAGTAAAGCAAAAGAGACCTATTTTTTATACTTCAAAGCCAGGTTTCTGAGCTTAATGAATGACACCAGGAGCATTATGAAAAAGCGACTTCTAATCGTTGACGACGAACCATCTATCGGATTAATACTTGAGCATTTTTTCTCAAAAGAATATGAGGTAGTGGTCAAAACGAATGGCCAGGAAGCCATGCTTTGGTTACAGGAAGGGCATTTTATCGACTGCATTGTAGCTGATTTCGATATGCCCTTTATGAATGGCCTTGAATTTATAATCCAACTTCAGGCCAGCACCCTGCACAAAGACATCCCCTTGTTGATGCTATCTGGCAAGGATGAGACCCGTACCAAGATTCAGTGCCTAAAACATGGGGCCGACGACTACATAGTAAAGCCTTTCAATCCGGAAGAACTTGATATCCGGATTAAGAACATGCTCAAGAGAATCAAGTTGTAAACCCTTCCTCCAGATGAAAAGAAGAGTAGCCTATTTTTGTCCTGACTTTCAGGAAGCGAGCAACTTTGGGAATGCCCTTGCGAAAGAACTGGATGTGAAGCATTTCAGCAATGTAAAACAGTTGCTGAAATGGCTTTCGCAGGGCAACTACTACGATGCCATCCTTATCTCTGCGGACCTGACTTCCTCACTGGGCTTAAACCTGGCCCGGAAGTTAACCAAGGAGCTTAATGTTAAAGCACCTGTGTTTTGGCTGGCAAATAAATCCTACTCACACAAACTGCAGCAGGTGTTTCAGAAAGCAGGCATCAAAGATATCTTCCACCCCTCAAGAGACAAAGAAAAGCTGGTGGCGCGCCTGCGTTTTCTGTCGCGGCAGCAAACGAGCGAGCGGGTACAGCATAACACGAATTTATCAGTCAGGCGAAACCTGTCCGGCAAACGCGCCTTCGATATTATTGTGGCTACGCTGGCTCTGATCTGCTTCTCTCCCCTGTTCCTGCTGGTTGCCATCCTGATAAAGCTAGAGTCGAAAGGTCCCGTGTTCTATTACTCCTACCGGGTGGGTACCGGCTATAAAATCTTTAAGTTCTGGAAGTTCCGCTCAATGCGGCAGGACGCCGAGCAC
Above is a window of Pontibacter akesuensis DNA encoding:
- a CDS encoding ATP-binding protein, which codes for MRESTMGQLKEWWKDRVSPARDAAPFSTNPCTTSSKINFTPATKPEKDFPQPTGYQAGTSTGNVFDDSFLSLLKKVGKETFYFVVPSKAPAQKAWVSDYTAPAQEKSAAAGSVAANGYANDLWLETEKLLKAGSWKYDVEAQSFICTPNTYTLLQIPAPSEALDFNALLPYFTEADQGKLADCWNCALHLRQESEYTSKLHRGPEEVWLKLKFKPLCAGDKLISVVGSIEDVSEKVAEEGKLILEKKKAEAVTQAKNALMSLYSHEIRTPLNSIMGLTYLALQDQHLAPDHRRYLNSIHFSAKHLLSLSENSLDHSKIEAGKLELEVEDFRIKDLLHNLHQSFYATALEKQVDFKLHLDKSVPEEVSGDPIRLTQILHNLIGNALKFTKEGYVRLLVDVVYQSDSDCVLEFAVEDTGIGIPEDCQQLIFESYKQARPSTYRQFGGTGLGLSITKEIIELHKGEIELTSAEGVGSVFKVRLKYGRAAAPAAPPVAEQYQSNCSLEGLRVLVIDDDAMNTLVTSELLRKWGALTDTAENGLLALEKLKQNSYDLVLMDLYMPDMNGFETITQVRNSGLQVPFVALTGTANKEEICRLLTLGVNDYLVKPFHPQQLYNKLVQVHALASQTPDQL
- a CDS encoding response regulator, with amino-acid sequence MELTKQVLEANPNPIYIKNRQGKIVIANAAFAKMHKVPLPTLLAEGKLPNDYAFERDLEVMESNSPASFEESYRTDSESKTWYHTIKNAIVLENGERYLISVSFDISSCKNALQAAASQPEAQETYLNEVRQELSASAQAILSMANHLRKQGLSKDQEAHLNALLSIAGKLPDIPQNALLKAKAPDEQRVQQQPLPEEQNGHGNLKGVRVLLAEDEPTDLLLASRLLRSWGVLLDVASSSELILKQAREKPYDLILMDVGLKDEEGYTSSYHIKHLPYPNQSTPIVAFTAQNVHIDSKRYRQAGFQDLLFKPYGEKDLYQVICRNTGRSGSSENGAARPAQQALYDFSGLGSLMDDPMFVRKMQLLFVNSVPQQLTSLADAIYSENWGSVGHITHRLRSIFSNIRVHKATDVLKEIEQNAASALNIAANHTLLSTLYSITNAIVADFEEQLQANPCATT
- a CDS encoding response regulator transcription factor, with the translated sequence MKKRLLIVDDEPSIGLILEHFFSKEYEVVVKTNGQEAMLWLQEGHFIDCIVADFDMPFMNGLEFIIQLQASTLHKDIPLLMLSGKDETRTKIQCLKHGADDYIVKPFNPEELDIRIKNMLKRIKL
- a CDS encoding sugar transferase, with the protein product MKRRVAYFCPDFQEASNFGNALAKELDVKHFSNVKQLLKWLSQGNYYDAILISADLTSSLGLNLARKLTKELNVKAPVFWLANKSYSHKLQQVFQKAGIKDIFHPSRDKEKLVARLRFLSRQQTSERVQHNTNLSVRRNLSGKRAFDIIVATLALICFSPLFLLVAILIKLESKGPVFYYSYRVGTGYKIFKFWKFRSMRQDAEHLLESVKGQNQYTSGHSFDAALDGGLCAACASAGTECLNKLIDMQGKSICEKEYQLAKKATSGSAFIKIANDPRITRLGTFLRNTSIDELPQLYNVLRGDMSIVGNRPLPLYEAEKITTDQFAARFIAPAGITGLWQVSRRGGHYMSEDERKALDIEYAEEYSMKKDILIILKTLPALFQKQNV